The following proteins are encoded in a genomic region of Dyadobacter sp. UC 10:
- a CDS encoding outer membrane beta-barrel family protein, which translates to MKTNLTLLIILICAASPAMSQSRVRGKIVEKGDQGAAYATIALVAATDSSVVKGAVSDESGVFEIDNVANGNYLVNVQYVGYKKKWSPPVVLSDSMNSVDLGSLVLEENVESLAEVTVKGQRSLVEQKGDRMILNVEKSVIAKGNKVTDLLKYAPLVRVTNEGIKVGNKGSVLILVDGRQTGQGALASFLQNFSAEDILKIEVLTNPPAKYDASFGAVIDIITKKSLEVGLNGRVAVNYSRGEYGRFTPDGSLNFRTRKWNLFTSASGAVSDYYNDQFLERQFPGSSLANKVNSLDQNKSISSFNGIDFTPNSKHALGLRLNGSWSGKDGENKTKTSFRGPSSVVDSLLQVTNRSKEDGQTYDVNFYYTGKLDSTGKELSVNVTQSFFNKSSVQNLTYQRQNPGETPIGVPSRVRITNPNDQKSFIAQTDLSIPFKKGKWGAGLKYISIGNDNELRQENYDEGLYVLDTAFSNAGVYRENTYAGYTNYSNSLGNDWSLQAGLRLEHTSQELTSAGLSRTYTGLFPSMNLSKGFKNESNFSISYSRKIARPSLYSLVPFRTVVDPYSIVEGNPLLKPSFANTADVYYTFGNISLFANYTHTKNMISDVLFADPETKVYIQTMGNLSSVNDAYAGISWGQDITKWWKTNTTFTISGTQTNSRIADVPGVKLNGYGVVVNSTNIFNLAKGYKAELFLNYNSPNRYTIWKTRSLYWASLSINKELTKSLNIRVAFEDIFRTQVNRIHVAYGPVDIRSRLYSDTQRVRVSVSYNFGKRTVKGSKYRSLGNEAEKSRMGGR; encoded by the coding sequence ATGAAAACGAACTTAACCTTATTGATCATTTTGATTTGTGCCGCTTCGCCGGCAATGTCTCAGTCCCGGGTGAGGGGCAAGATTGTAGAAAAAGGGGATCAGGGAGCTGCATATGCAACAATCGCGTTAGTAGCGGCAACAGATTCAAGCGTGGTGAAAGGAGCGGTTTCAGATGAATCGGGTGTATTCGAAATCGACAACGTCGCCAACGGGAATTATCTCGTCAATGTGCAATACGTAGGTTATAAAAAGAAATGGTCGCCACCGGTTGTGTTGAGCGATTCGATGAATAGCGTAGACCTTGGGAGCCTGGTGCTGGAAGAAAACGTCGAAAGTCTTGCCGAAGTGACCGTCAAAGGTCAGCGGAGCCTGGTGGAACAAAAAGGCGACCGGATGATCCTGAATGTTGAAAAAAGCGTGATCGCCAAAGGAAATAAAGTAACCGATCTGCTCAAATATGCCCCGCTCGTACGGGTTACCAATGAAGGCATTAAAGTCGGTAATAAGGGTAGTGTTCTGATACTGGTTGACGGTCGCCAGACAGGGCAGGGGGCACTGGCCAGTTTTCTGCAGAACTTTTCGGCAGAAGATATTCTCAAAATAGAAGTGCTCACCAATCCTCCCGCCAAATACGATGCCAGTTTCGGGGCTGTAATTGATATTATTACGAAAAAAAGCCTGGAAGTAGGACTCAACGGAAGGGTTGCCGTGAATTATTCGCGGGGCGAATACGGCAGGTTCACACCCGACGGTTCCCTCAATTTCAGGACCCGGAAGTGGAACCTGTTTACCAGCGCCAGCGGAGCGGTCAGCGACTATTACAATGATCAGTTTCTCGAACGTCAGTTCCCGGGCAGCTCTCTGGCGAATAAGGTCAATAGCCTCGATCAGAACAAGAGCATTTCATCTTTTAACGGAATTGATTTTACACCGAACTCAAAACATGCACTGGGCTTGCGACTGAATGGATCATGGTCAGGCAAGGACGGTGAAAACAAGACAAAAACCAGTTTCAGGGGCCCGTCGTCGGTTGTTGATTCGTTGTTACAGGTAACCAACAGAAGTAAAGAAGACGGACAAACCTATGATGTTAATTTTTACTATACCGGGAAACTCGATAGCACTGGTAAGGAGCTTTCAGTTAATGTAACCCAAAGCTTTTTCAACAAATCATCTGTTCAAAATCTGACCTACCAGCGGCAAAATCCCGGTGAGACCCCAATTGGAGTCCCTTCGAGAGTACGTATCACCAACCCAAATGATCAGAAAAGCTTTATCGCACAAACTGATTTGAGTATTCCTTTCAAAAAAGGGAAATGGGGCGCAGGACTAAAATATATCTCCATAGGAAATGATAATGAGTTGCGTCAGGAAAATTATGATGAAGGTTTATATGTGCTGGATACAGCGTTCAGCAATGCAGGAGTTTATCGGGAAAACACCTATGCCGGCTACACGAATTACAGCAACTCGTTGGGGAACGACTGGTCGCTGCAAGCCGGGTTACGGTTGGAGCACACCAGTCAGGAGTTGACCAGTGCCGGTTTGAGCAGAACGTACACCGGCCTATTCCCGAGCATGAACCTGAGCAAAGGTTTTAAGAACGAATCGAATTTCAGTATCTCGTACAGCAGAAAAATAGCACGGCCGAGCTTGTACAGCCTGGTGCCGTTTCGTACAGTGGTTGATCCTTACTCGATCGTGGAAGGTAACCCGTTGCTGAAACCTTCCTTCGCCAATACCGCCGATGTCTACTATACGTTTGGCAATATCTCGCTATTCGCAAACTACACCCATACCAAAAATATGATCTCGGATGTACTCTTTGCCGACCCGGAGACTAAAGTCTACATTCAGACAATGGGTAACCTGAGTAGTGTCAATGATGCCTATGCAGGGATCAGCTGGGGACAGGATATTACCAAATGGTGGAAAACAAATACTACATTCACGATCTCGGGGACTCAGACAAACTCACGGATCGCCGATGTGCCCGGTGTAAAATTGAATGGCTACGGTGTTGTTGTGAACAGTACCAATATATTTAATCTGGCAAAGGGCTACAAAGCCGAGCTCTTTCTGAATTACAATTCTCCCAACCGTTACACGATATGGAAGACCCGCTCCCTTTATTGGGCCTCTTTGAGTATCAATAAAGAATTAACCAAATCTCTCAACATTCGGGTAGCCTTTGAAGATATTTTCCGCACGCAGGTCAATCGCATCCATGTAGCTTATGGGCCGGTGGATATCCGTAGCCGGCTCTACTCGGACACGCAACGTGTACGGGTATCCGTTTCCTACAATTTCGGGAAGAGGACTGTAAAAGGCTCGAAATACAGAAGTCTTGGCAATGAAGCTGAGAAAAGTCGAATGGGGGGAAGATAG
- a CDS encoding DUF1735 domain-containing protein: MKIKNSLLNLLICLPAIVGSGCEDRRLNNMVEDKVYLNDSGENLQNIFKWENFTYQLQAIKSGVGQQGGEVALHVDEALLAQFGDKYTLLPAELYKIKTPQVSFGEQDYSVPFEIEFNAAGIETLQAATELVYAVPVRISSNTIKPAGENQLYSLVIPQVLDPYIQFKTPGLAPGTAAISTANSPAETRFYAFLQTNYHNKTDLQYKVEVSEAALKAYNLANETTHKLLPAAGYRIDETTFTIANLNNEQALSYYLIKGKVPNGDYMLPLEITTVSKYGIDPSRSTILIPVSIQD, translated from the coding sequence ATGAAAATTAAAAATAGCTTGCTGAATTTACTGATATGCCTGCCTGCCATCGTTGGCTCAGGTTGTGAAGACCGGCGCCTGAACAATATGGTGGAGGATAAGGTCTACCTGAATGATTCCGGGGAAAATTTGCAAAATATCTTTAAGTGGGAGAATTTTACCTACCAACTTCAGGCCATTAAAAGCGGGGTTGGGCAGCAGGGCGGTGAAGTTGCCCTGCACGTAGACGAGGCTTTACTGGCGCAGTTCGGCGATAAATACACATTGCTGCCAGCGGAATTGTACAAGATCAAAACGCCGCAGGTATCTTTTGGAGAACAGGATTACAGCGTTCCTTTCGAAATTGAATTTAATGCTGCCGGAATAGAGACTTTGCAGGCTGCCACCGAACTGGTTTACGCGGTGCCTGTCAGGATTTCGTCGAATACTATTAAACCTGCCGGGGAAAATCAGCTGTATTCACTGGTTATCCCCCAAGTACTTGATCCTTACATCCAATTTAAAACACCAGGTCTGGCCCCCGGGACTGCTGCGATCAGTACCGCAAATTCACCGGCCGAAACCAGGTTTTATGCGTTTCTTCAAACCAATTACCATAATAAAACCGATCTGCAATACAAGGTCGAAGTGAGCGAAGCGGCGCTGAAAGCCTATAACCTCGCCAATGAAACAACCCACAAATTACTCCCTGCTGCTGGTTACAGGATTGACGAAACAACTTTTACGATCGCAAACCTGAATAATGAGCAGGCATTGTCCTATTACCTGATAAAAGGTAAGGTCCCCAACGGCGATTATATGCTGCCGCTTGAAATCACAACTGTTTCAAAATACGGAATCGACCCGTCGAGATCGACTATCCTAATACCTGTATCAATCCAGGATTAA
- a CDS encoding polysaccharide pyruvyl transferase family protein, protein MENHLFAGFNYLQSDNLGDYIQSLAAEQFIPVVHKRFNRDNLGEVKSSKKYILIMNGWFTHSPGSCFPLSPAFRPVFWGLHVTNWNDSWQYLISDPESLDYLKTHQPVGCRDRFTQQKLENEGIESFYTKCLTLTFPKRNKIIKKELNVIVDVPILMPPHIEANSIRLTHHISKEISEHQKRVKAKELIEFYKNNASTVITTRLHCALPCIAMGIPVIFFGNRKDYRVSILEDIGVPINNFPVNHYTYDQGQLEKLKQTVWNEANWNPPSIDFESSKTELIRDFKEFLAEKLGKH, encoded by the coding sequence ATGGAAAATCATTTGTTTGCCGGGTTCAATTATCTTCAATCAGATAACCTGGGAGATTATATACAATCATTGGCAGCGGAGCAGTTTATTCCTGTAGTCCATAAACGATTTAACCGTGATAACCTTGGCGAAGTAAAGTCTTCAAAAAAGTATATTTTAATTATGAATGGCTGGTTCACGCATTCGCCGGGCTCCTGCTTTCCTTTGTCCCCCGCTTTTCGTCCGGTTTTCTGGGGCCTCCATGTTACCAACTGGAATGATTCGTGGCAGTATTTGATTTCAGATCCGGAATCACTGGATTATTTGAAAACGCATCAACCCGTAGGATGCAGGGACAGGTTTACGCAGCAAAAACTAGAAAATGAGGGAATTGAATCCTTCTATACCAAATGTCTCACTTTGACATTTCCAAAAAGAAATAAAATCATTAAAAAAGAATTGAACGTTATTGTCGACGTTCCCATTTTAATGCCTCCGCATATTGAAGCCAATTCCATTCGTTTGACGCACCATATCTCAAAGGAAATAAGTGAGCATCAAAAGAGGGTGAAAGCAAAAGAATTGATTGAATTCTATAAAAATAATGCTTCAACCGTCATTACAACAAGACTGCATTGCGCACTGCCATGTATTGCGATGGGAATTCCGGTGATATTTTTCGGAAACCGGAAAGATTACAGGGTTTCAATTTTAGAAGATATTGGGGTACCCATAAATAATTTTCCGGTCAACCATTACACATACGATCAAGGCCAGCTTGAAAAATTGAAACAAACCGTTTGGAACGAAGCAAACTGGAATCCGCCGTCAATAGATTTTGAAAGTTCAAAGACCGAACTTATTCGGGATTTTAAAGAGTTTCTGGCGGAGAAGTTAGGCAAACACTAA
- a CDS encoding DUF6625 family protein, translated as MKSDDITFIIPFFGPPPAWWPFFLQSCNYNEGISFLIFADRLDTGVHGNVEVIKWSLPQLKQLAEEKLRMEVSLDSPYKICDLRPAFGLIFEDYIKGSRFWGTCDVDIILGNIRMFITSDILNEYDVITAKREYLIGHFTLYRNVRKVNLLFKRSADYRKVFQNPEAFVFDECNFLWWKLLAGQPILETQPKIESMSHLVKRLDASGYIRAYFQTHVIEQDRLTPLGQLEGFTQTLTWKNGKLMDETESKEYLSFHFHFLKKDPEFSIPALEKVPECFAISQKGFSTIEEKMLC; from the coding sequence GTGAAATCTGACGACATTACATTCATCATCCCGTTTTTCGGTCCGCCACCCGCGTGGTGGCCGTTTTTCCTGCAAAGTTGCAACTACAATGAAGGAATATCCTTTCTGATCTTTGCCGACCGCCTGGACACCGGCGTGCATGGTAATGTGGAGGTGATCAAATGGAGCCTTCCGCAACTGAAACAACTGGCAGAAGAAAAGTTGCGTATGGAAGTATCGTTGGATAGTCCTTACAAGATTTGCGATTTGAGACCTGCATTTGGGCTGATATTTGAGGATTATATCAAAGGGTCACGCTTCTGGGGAACTTGTGACGTCGATATTATTTTGGGCAATATCCGTATGTTTATCACAAGCGATATATTGAATGAGTATGATGTCATCACTGCCAAGCGCGAGTATCTGATCGGTCATTTTACATTGTACCGGAATGTCCGCAAAGTCAATCTTTTGTTTAAAAGAAGTGCGGATTATCGTAAGGTTTTCCAAAATCCGGAAGCTTTTGTTTTTGACGAATGCAACTTTCTCTGGTGGAAATTACTGGCCGGACAGCCTATTCTGGAAACCCAGCCGAAAATAGAAAGCATGTCCCACCTGGTAAAACGGTTGGACGCAAGCGGATACATCCGGGCTTATTTTCAGACTCACGTAATCGAGCAGGACAGGCTTACCCCCCTGGGACAGCTGGAAGGATTCACTCAGACACTGACCTGGAAAAACGGAAAATTAATGGATGAGACGGAAAGTAAGGAATATCTTTCATTTCACTTCCACTTCCTGAAAAAGGATCCGGAATTTAGTATTCCCGCGTTGGAAAAAGTGCCGGAATGCTTTGCTATTTCTCAAAAAGGTTTTTCAACAATTGAAGAAAAAATGCTCTGCTAA
- a CDS encoding beta-1,6-N-acetylglucosaminyltransferase: MYINYLILVHKDLAQVDRLIDNLIDNNTFIYLHIDRRVRRSEIMQYRFSANQNVRIIKNRVAVNWGGYSMVQATLNLMKSACNHNRDGYFVLLSGQDFPLQPTRSIYAYLQDNYGKEFLNYWRLPYKNWMWGGLDRIKYYWFVDKIGMDASNLFVDFQKENKMERDYFKDFPPYGGSQWWCLTMGCIQYILNFIKQNPIVIEYFESTLIPDESFFHTIIMNSPFQDNVVNDNLRYIIFEGGKPNPKVFGISDFSSLVNSGKLWARKFNMVHDHLVLDELESHILSEMV; the protein is encoded by the coding sequence ATGTATATTAATTATCTGATATTGGTTCACAAAGACCTGGCTCAGGTCGACCGGCTCATTGATAATCTCATAGACAATAACACGTTTATTTATCTTCATATTGATAGAAGGGTCAGAAGAAGTGAAATAATGCAGTATAGATTTTCAGCTAATCAAAACGTAAGGATAATAAAGAACCGGGTAGCTGTAAACTGGGGAGGATATAGCATGGTACAGGCGACTTTGAACCTCATGAAATCCGCCTGTAATCATAACAGGGATGGCTATTTTGTTTTGCTTAGCGGACAGGATTTTCCACTGCAACCCACCCGGTCAATTTATGCATACTTACAAGACAATTATGGAAAGGAATTCCTGAACTATTGGCGGCTTCCATATAAAAACTGGATGTGGGGAGGGCTTGATAGAATCAAGTATTATTGGTTTGTTGATAAAATCGGGATGGATGCCAGCAACCTTTTTGTTGATTTTCAAAAAGAAAATAAAATGGAGCGGGATTATTTCAAAGACTTTCCGCCATACGGGGGCTCTCAATGGTGGTGCCTTACTATGGGTTGTATTCAGTACATTCTAAATTTCATCAAACAAAATCCGATTGTTATTGAATATTTCGAATCGACATTGATCCCGGACGAATCTTTTTTTCATACGATTATAATGAATTCGCCTTTTCAGGATAATGTGGTCAATGATAATCTCAGGTATATCATTTTCGAAGGAGGAAAGCCAAACCCAAAAGTATTTGGTATTAGTGACTTTTCATCCCTTGTGAATTCCGGAAAATTATGGGCAAGAAAATTTAATATGGTTCACGATCATTTAGTGCTTGACGAATTGGAAAGCCATATTCTGAGTGAGATGGTGTAA
- a CDS encoding glycosyltransferase family 2 protein translates to MENKADVTVILTVWKRNHLKEQIEALLAQTSPPAHIWVIQCMQHVSIKEVLREYPQVKFFQSDEDLKYFSRFSIGIHVRSEFTWVLDDDIIPASGWIDKCISTCRRYNAIVSSNGRIIPRDDFHPEKVKGADYTQRYFIGDSTSRDSVNLCDRDSRIDFPCSSYFFKTEWLKYFWGIWPLTLETAEDIHFAATCQILGGISVMVPRQLSESDSGNVKPAYSLDEHASWKRWGFSETRAEVIRCFITEKGWKPLLW, encoded by the coding sequence ATGGAAAATAAAGCAGACGTTACGGTTATCCTGACTGTTTGGAAGCGCAACCATTTAAAAGAGCAGATAGAAGCCCTGCTTGCGCAAACTTCACCACCCGCTCATATCTGGGTAATCCAGTGTATGCAGCATGTATCGATTAAAGAAGTTCTCCGGGAATATCCGCAGGTGAAATTCTTCCAGTCGGATGAAGACCTGAAATATTTTTCGAGGTTCAGTATCGGTATCCATGTCCGGTCGGAATTTACCTGGGTTTTGGACGACGATATCATCCCAGCTTCCGGCTGGATCGACAAATGTATCAGCACGTGCAGGAGGTACAATGCCATCGTTTCCAGTAATGGCAGGATCATTCCCAGGGACGACTTTCACCCCGAAAAGGTGAAGGGAGCGGATTATACCCAAAGATATTTTATCGGCGACAGCACATCGCGCGATTCAGTAAACCTCTGTGACCGGGATTCGCGTATTGATTTCCCGTGCAGCAGCTACTTTTTCAAGACGGAGTGGCTGAAATATTTCTGGGGAATATGGCCGCTGACACTGGAAACCGCCGAGGATATTCATTTCGCAGCAACTTGTCAGATCCTTGGCGGCATATCGGTCATGGTTCCCAGGCAATTATCAGAGTCAGACAGCGGTAATGTGAAACCGGCGTACAGTCTCGACGAGCATGCATCCTGGAAAAGGTGGGGTTTTTCTGAGACAAGGGCCGAGGTGATCCGGTGTTTTATTACCGAGAAGGGATGGAAACCATTGTTGTGGTAG
- a CDS encoding RagB/SusD family nutrient uptake outer membrane protein, with protein sequence MRKLSFISGILFSILVFTSCSDYLSVELQNALTLEETFNKRGTTEAYLAQIYSFLPNDSDLVGGEASVVPRSDEGMFSWLSGVAWLNMNNGSWGPTTSSFVTWKNSYTGINQATIFMNNVDKNVEIGAAEKEVMKAEARFIRAFLYFNLLRKYGPVYIWGDTDPDISIRPETIDRHTVDENFNFIFSEFDKCIAALPATITEEAWAGRATKGAVLAAKARATLYAARPLFNGADFLKSMVNKEGKNLFPQAVDPGKWETAAQTAKELIDMNQYALYTDNTETDPMRKAIKSYQGIFFKFWNSEVIWGRWLGAANGWVVRANPPRVVKEGYGGYAPSLKLVDTYPMAASGRYPVTGYDATGYPLIDAKSGYREEGFTANYIHPMDNWKPIRAHNSTVGRDARFYASILANGFNWYNRGAGDKVVTFHTGGTSGYQASGDCVKAGYLFRRMSDPNNNTENGQWGQFCWPMFRLAEIYLSYAEACNEKPQRNEADALLYINKVRNRSGLNNLQVAYPEVTGNQSLLRELIRKERMVEMAFESHRYHDARTWLIAEKEFVGPNYTRNLAATNYDDSWKRSSTLFPGTRVFEKKHYFFPINQEQLNEMKNFTQNYGW encoded by the coding sequence AACGCGCTCACGCTGGAAGAAACATTTAACAAAAGAGGTACCACCGAGGCTTACCTCGCTCAGATTTACAGTTTTTTACCAAATGACTCCGACCTTGTAGGCGGGGAAGCTTCCGTTGTGCCAAGATCCGACGAAGGCATGTTCTCCTGGCTGTCGGGTGTTGCCTGGCTGAACATGAACAATGGCTCCTGGGGCCCGACCACCTCATCTTTTGTGACCTGGAAAAACAGCTATACCGGTATCAACCAGGCTACGATCTTCATGAACAATGTGGACAAAAACGTAGAGATCGGTGCGGCGGAGAAGGAGGTAATGAAGGCGGAAGCCCGTTTTATACGTGCATTTCTTTACTTCAACCTTTTGCGTAAATATGGCCCTGTATACATCTGGGGAGACACCGACCCGGATATTTCGATCCGTCCTGAAACGATAGACCGGCATACGGTAGACGAGAACTTCAATTTCATTTTCTCTGAATTTGACAAATGCATTGCTGCCCTCCCGGCTACGATTACCGAAGAAGCCTGGGCAGGCAGAGCTACCAAAGGCGCTGTACTGGCAGCAAAGGCGCGTGCAACGCTTTATGCAGCCCGCCCGCTCTTCAATGGCGCCGACTTTCTGAAATCCATGGTCAACAAGGAAGGCAAAAACCTTTTCCCGCAAGCTGTTGATCCTGGCAAATGGGAAACCGCGGCGCAGACGGCGAAAGAGCTGATCGACATGAACCAGTACGCCTTGTACACCGACAATACCGAAACCGATCCGATGCGGAAGGCGATCAAATCTTATCAGGGGATATTTTTCAAGTTCTGGAATTCGGAGGTGATATGGGGCCGCTGGCTTGGCGCCGCAAATGGCTGGGTAGTACGGGCCAACCCGCCGCGGGTTGTGAAAGAAGGATATGGCGGATATGCTCCCTCCCTGAAACTGGTCGACACTTATCCGATGGCCGCCAGCGGGCGCTACCCGGTTACGGGCTACGACGCTACCGGCTACCCGTTGATAGATGCCAAGTCGGGCTACCGGGAAGAAGGTTTTACGGCAAACTACATCCACCCGATGGATAACTGGAAACCGATCCGGGCACACAATAGTACCGTCGGACGCGATGCGCGCTTTTACGCTTCCATACTTGCAAACGGCTTCAACTGGTACAATCGCGGCGCGGGAGATAAAGTAGTTACATTCCACACGGGAGGCACTTCGGGCTATCAGGCTTCGGGAGACTGCGTGAAGGCAGGTTATCTCTTCCGGAGAATGTCCGACCCGAATAACAATACCGAAAACGGTCAGTGGGGCCAATTCTGCTGGCCCATGTTCAGGCTTGCGGAAATTTACCTGAGCTATGCCGAAGCCTGCAACGAAAAACCGCAGCGAAACGAAGCAGATGCGCTGCTGTATATCAATAAAGTCAGAAACCGGAGCGGGCTTAACAATTTGCAGGTCGCTTACCCAGAGGTGACCGGAAACCAGTCTCTGCTACGGGAGCTGATCCGCAAGGAACGAATGGTTGAAATGGCTTTTGAATCGCACCGCTACCACGATGCGCGGACCTGGCTGATCGCCGAAAAAGAATTTGTCGGCCCGAATTACACCAGAAACCTGGCGGCCACCAATTACGATGATTCGTGGAAGCGCTCTTCTACCCTTTTCCCCGGCACCAGGGTATTTGAAAAGAAACATTATTTCTTTCCGATCAATCAGGAGCAGCTGAATGAGATGAAGAATTTCACACAGAACTACGGATGGTAA
- a CDS encoding Gfo/Idh/MocA family protein: protein MEYAKPVDRREFIKMSSLGALGFTLLPSFPGKAAASDRIRIAHIGLGGMGNSHMRWFANLPEVEIAALCDVDALHLGETRERLAKIHPDRKVDTYGDFRRILDRKDIDAITIATPDHWHAQIATLAFQAGKDVYGEKPLSHNVQEGNMMLKNLNKYDRVFQMGNQIHAGENFHRVVEIIKSGAIGKVSTVRLWKTGHSPELRPSGVQAIPKTLDWDMWLGPAPLTDYMPEKCHGTFRYFLDYSGGVYADFWCHIADVVYSAIMPKGLKKIAARGETPAGLGDAPKWLDVDYEFDDLKLYWTTVPPNVPGAAQRGIGAYFEGDKGTLICDYDSREITINGETVTEIPEIPQTNPRSPGHQQNFVDAVKSRKQPESNLAYARELTLPMHLGLISYRLKRELTWNADKEKFEGDKEANKLLSRKIRKKWDLA, encoded by the coding sequence ATGGAATATGCAAAACCTGTCGACAGGCGGGAGTTTATTAAAATGAGCAGCCTGGGCGCATTGGGGTTCACCCTGCTTCCGTCCTTCCCGGGAAAAGCAGCTGCAAGTGACCGGATCCGGATCGCCCACATCGGTCTTGGCGGAATGGGAAACAGCCATATGCGCTGGTTTGCCAATTTGCCGGAGGTTGAGATCGCGGCGCTATGTGACGTCGATGCGCTGCATTTGGGAGAAACCAGAGAACGATTGGCCAAAATACACCCCGACCGTAAAGTAGACACCTACGGGGATTTCAGGCGGATACTGGACCGGAAAGACATCGATGCCATTACCATCGCCACGCCAGATCACTGGCATGCGCAGATTGCCACCCTGGCGTTTCAGGCGGGGAAGGACGTTTATGGGGAAAAACCGCTTTCACACAATGTGCAGGAGGGAAATATGATGTTGAAAAACCTGAACAAATACGACCGGGTTTTTCAGATGGGCAACCAGATCCACGCGGGAGAAAACTTTCATCGGGTCGTGGAAATAATCAAGTCGGGGGCAATAGGCAAAGTATCGACCGTGCGGCTTTGGAAAACCGGACACTCCCCCGAACTGCGTCCCTCCGGCGTGCAGGCGATCCCTAAAACGCTGGACTGGGATATGTGGCTCGGCCCGGCACCGCTCACAGACTACATGCCGGAGAAATGCCACGGAACTTTCCGGTATTTCCTGGACTATTCAGGTGGCGTTTACGCGGATTTCTGGTGCCATATTGCCGATGTAGTTTATTCAGCGATCATGCCGAAGGGCTTAAAGAAAATAGCTGCCCGCGGAGAAACCCCGGCCGGCCTGGGAGACGCTCCGAAGTGGCTGGATGTAGACTACGAGTTTGACGACCTTAAATTATACTGGACGACAGTTCCCCCGAACGTACCGGGTGCTGCCCAAAGAGGGATCGGCGCATATTTTGAAGGAGACAAGGGGACGCTCATTTGTGACTACGACTCCAGAGAAATTACTATCAACGGCGAAACGGTTACAGAAATCCCTGAGATCCCGCAAACAAACCCACGCTCACCGGGGCACCAGCAAAATTTTGTAGATGCAGTTAAATCCCGGAAACAGCCCGAATCCAATCTCGCCTATGCCAGGGAACTCACGCTTCCGATGCATCTGGGACTGATATCGTACCGGCTAAAAAGGGAATTGACCTGGAATGCGGATAAAGAAAAGTTCGAGGGAGACAAAGAGGCAAACAAACTTTTATCCCGGAAAATAAGGAAGAAATGGGACTTAGCGTAA
- a CDS encoding 3-keto-disaccharide hydrolase, with product MMRNWKNGICALCILCVVSVNVSGQQQDKFELSKKEKKEGYKILFDGTSMDQWKGNTAEYVLEEGTITMRPTQEEGGNLYTKDTYADFTLRFEFLLGPAGNNGLGLRHDFVEPKKGYSGMELQILDNEHPSYKDLEPGQYHGSVYKIIPARRGFLKPAGEWNVQEVRAKGDHLQVILNGEKILDGHLKEATAKLKPGSFQKAVLNESGHIAFLGHGSVVKFRNIRIKEN from the coding sequence ATGATGAGAAATTGGAAAAACGGCATTTGTGCGTTATGTATACTCTGTGTTGTCTCCGTCAATGTCAGCGGGCAGCAACAGGACAAATTTGAATTGTCAAAAAAGGAAAAAAAAGAGGGCTATAAGATCCTGTTTGATGGCACGTCGATGGATCAATGGAAAGGAAATACTGCTGAATACGTGCTGGAAGAGGGAACGATAACCATGCGCCCGACGCAGGAGGAAGGCGGTAATTTATATACAAAAGATACGTACGCAGATTTCACCCTGCGTTTCGAATTTCTGCTGGGACCCGCCGGGAACAACGGGCTGGGACTTCGCCACGATTTTGTGGAGCCTAAAAAGGGATACAGCGGAATGGAGCTGCAAATACTTGACAATGAACACCCCAGTTACAAAGACCTGGAACCGGGCCAATACCACGGCTCTGTTTATAAAATTATCCCTGCCAGGCGCGGCTTTCTGAAACCGGCGGGCGAATGGAATGTACAGGAAGTACGCGCGAAAGGCGACCATCTCCAGGTAATCCTGAACGGTGAAAAGATTTTGGACGGCCATTTAAAAGAGGCAACAGCGAAATTAAAACCGGGCTCTTTCCAGAAGGCAGTATTGAATGAATCGGGACATATTGCTTTTCTGGGCCACGGTTCCGTTGTCAAATTCCGGAATATCCGCATTAAGGAAAACTAA